From a region of the Arachis ipaensis cultivar K30076 chromosome B09, Araip1.1, whole genome shotgun sequence genome:
- the LOC107618870 gene encoding uncharacterized protein LOC107618870: MALETLLVKVKTAIPPKLLKKKQSFKSKHQNVGVLAFEVAGTISKLLHLWHSLSDAAVLRLRNDTVAALDGVRKIVSDDESFLLGLACAEFAESLRIAAESVARLADRCCDPELREFRQAFREFADSGLDPNGWAQSGPKETEAKIKKLERYVAFTATLYREMEELLALENGLKKFLLNHSNNNNECSFVLGLKDQQKVYDTQQKIFWHKQEVKDLKERSLWSRNFDSVVSLMVRFCFIVLARVKVVFGVGQTVPPLSRSLSGYATVHPSDHHHHHQNPSTPCDDSDSGSSECSKLEEKEESKMGSSNNSMRLFLVSYCKLLKPEPNTLGSQGLALHYANLIIVMEKMIKSPHLVGADARDDLYSMLPNSIRCGLRARLKGSAGFCASDPALAGEWRDALGRILGWLSPLAHNMIRWQSERSFEQHNLVPKTNVLLLQTLFFADKEKTEAAITELLVGLNYIWKFEREMTAKALFESASFNGGFLKLQKLSP; the protein is encoded by the coding sequence ATGGCTCTAGAGACTCTCTTAGTCAAGGTCAAAACCGCCATTCCACCCAAGCTACTCAAGAAAAAACAATCATTCAAGTCCAAGCACCAAAACGTTGGCGTTTTGGCCTTCGAGGTCGCCGGAACCATCTCGAAGCTTCTCCATCTCTGGCACTCTCTCTCCGACGCTGCCGTCCTACGCCTCCGAAACGACACCGTCGCCGCGCTCGACGGCGTCAGGAAGATCGTCTCCGACGACGAGTCGTTCCTCCTCGGACTCGCCTGCGCTGAGTTCGCCGAGTCTCTCCGCATCGCCGCCGAGTCAGTGGCCCGTCTCGCAGACCGGTGCTGCGATCCGGAGCTCCGCGAATTCCGGCAGGCTTTTCGCGAGTTCGCGGATTCAGGCCTCGACCCGAACGGGTGGGCCCAATCAGGCCCAAAAGAGACCGAAGCGAAGATCAAGAAATTGGAGCGTTACGTGGCTTTCACGGCAACACTCTACCGCGAAATGGAAGAGCTTTTGGCTTTGGAGAATGGGTTGAAGAAATTCTTATTGaatcacagcaacaacaacaacgaaTGTTCTTTTGTTTTGGGTTTGAAGGATCAGCAGAAAGTTTACGACACTCAGCAGAAGATTTTCTGGCATAAACAAGAGGTGAAGGATCTAAAGGAAAGATCTTTGTGGAGCAGAAACTTCGACAGCGTTGTTTCGTTGATGGTTAGGTTTTGCTTCATTGTTCTTGCAAGAGTTAAGGTTGTGTTTGGAGTTGGTCAAACAGTACCACCTTTGTCTCGTAGCTTATCAGGTTACGCCACTGTTCACCCCtcagatcatcatcatcatcaccaaaaCCCTAGTACTCCTTGTGACGATTCAGATTCTGGGTCATCAGAATGTTCCAAacttgaagaaaaagaagagagtaaaATGGGAAGTAGTAATAATAGTATGCGTTTGTTTTTAGTATCATATTGTAAGCTCTTGAAGCCAGAACCTAACACTTTGGGTTCTCAGGGTTTAGCCTTGCACTATGCAAATTTGATCATAGTTATGGAAAAGATGATCAAATCTCCACATCTAGTTGGTGCTGATGCAAGGGATGATTTGTATAGCATGTTGCCTAATAGCATAAGGTGTGGTTTGAGGGCAAGGTTGAAGGGTAGTGCTGGCTTTTGCGCGAGCGATCCGGCGCTGGCCGGAGAGTGGAGGGATGCTTTAGGGAGGATATTGGGGTGGCTTTCGCCGTTGGCACATAACATGATCAGATGGCAGAGTGAGAGGAGCTTTGAGCAGCATAACTTGGTGCCAAAGACCAATGTGTTGCTGTTGCAAACATTGTTCTTTGCAGACAAGGAGAAAACTGAGGCTGCCATAACTGAGTTGCTTGTTGGGTTGAATTATATTTGGAAGTTTGAGAGGGAAATGACTGCTAAGGCCTTGTTTGAATCTGCTAGTTTCAATGGCGGCTTCTTAAAATTGCAGAAACTCAGTCCATAA